CGACTGGTTCGAGCGCGGCGCGGCCGACGGGTTCATCGTCATGCCGCCCGCGTACCCGGACGCGCTGACGGACTTCACGACGAAGGTCGTGCCGCTGCTGCAGGAGGCCGGCGTCGTGCAGGACTCCTACGGCGAGGGCACCCTGCGCCACCGCCTCGACCTCGGCCTCGACTGACCCACCCGCACACCCTGGAGACCCACATGACACCCCGTACCCGCAGGACGCTCGCCGCGCTGAGCGCGCTCGTCGTCCTCCTCCTGGCCGCCTGCTCGGGCAGCGCCGACGCGGCGAGCCCCGCCTCGTCGTCGAACGGCGCGGCGACGAGCGCCCCCGTGAAGCGCACGACGACCACCGTGACCGACGAGACCGGCCGCAAGGTCGAGCTCGACCTGCCCGTCGCGAGCGTCGCGTCCGGGCTCGGCGGCAACCAGTACATCCTCGAGCTCATCCGCGCGGTCGGTGACCCGAGCCGCGTCGTCGCCGCGACCGAGAGCCAGATCAACACGCCCGGCTGGGCGGGCTACTGGGACGACTTCGCGTTCTACGACGAGACGTCGCCCGTGTTCGTCGCGGGCGAGACCGGCTCGTTCAACTACGACAAGCTCATCGAGCTCAAGCCCGACGTGCTGCTCACGGGTTCGAACAGCCCGTGGCAGGAGGCCGAGGCGAAGCTCGAGCCGTTCGGCATCAAGGTCCTGGTGTTCACCGCGTGGGAGCCGCGGTTCTCCGAGCACAACATCGAGCTGCTCGGTCAGCTGTTCGGCACGCAGGACCGCGCCGAGGACTACACCGCCTCGCTCACGGGCGAGATCGAGGCCCTGCTGGCCGAGCGCCTCGCGGGCCTGAAGGAGGAGGACAAGGTCCGCGTCTACTTCGAGGGCCAGAAGGACTACGTCGCGGGCATCCCCGGCGGCTGGGACTGGGTCATCCGGTACGCCGGCGGCGCGAACATCTACTCGGACATCATCATCAACGGCGGCCTGGGCTGGAACCAGATCGACGTGGACCCGGCGGACATCGTGTCCCGCAACCCTGAGTTCATCATCAAGAACGGCGTGGCCGACAAGCCGCAGGGCTTGTACGAGCCCTGGACGCGCGAGGAGTTCGAGGCCACCGCGCAGTCCCTGGTCTCGCGGCCCGGGTTCGACCACATCGACGCGGTGAAGAACGGCCGCGTGTGGATCACGAACAACTACCTCACGTCCGCGGCGTCCAAGTGGGTCGGCGCGCTGTACCTCGCGACGTGGCTCTACCCGGAGCGGTTCGAGGGCGTCGACCCCGAGTCGTACTTCCAGGCGTGGGTCACGCAGTATCAGCAGTCCGAGTACCACCCGGCCGCGGACTACATCCACCACGCCGGGGAGGCGTCGTGACGGACGTCCTCGACCGTCCGACGAGCCCGTCGTCGGACCCCGCGAACGGCACGGGCGACCCCACGCCCGACCAGGCCCGGGCGCGCCGCCCGCTGCGCGAGCGCGTGCGCAGCCGCACGCTCGTGCACACCGACCGAGGCCGCGCGCTCGTCATCGGAGTCGGCACCGTCGTCGTGCTGCTCGTCGCCGTGGTCGCCCTGACCGTCGGCGGCGCGGGCATCGGGCTGGGCGACGCGCTCACCGCGCTCGGCCGCAAGGCGACGGGCACCGTCCCCGCCGACCCGGACGGGCAGCGCATCCTGCTGCAGGTGTGGGACCTGCGCGTCCCGCGCGTGCTGCTCGCGCTGCTCGCGGGCGCCGCGCTCGCGGTGGCCGGCGTGCTGTTCCAGGGCCTGCTGCGCAACCCGCTCGTCAGCCCGTACACGCTGGGCATCGCGCCGGCCGCCGCGTTCGGCGCGGCGTTCGCGATCCTGTTCGTCGGCCCGCGGGACCTGGGGTCGAGCGGCGGCGTGGGCTGGGTCGTCGTCGGGGCCCTCACCGTGGCGCTGCTCAGCTCGGTGCTCGTGCTGCTGCTCGGCGCGGTCAAGCGCGGCGACCCGGCCACGCTCATCCTGCTCGGCATCGCGGTCACGCAGTTCTTCACCGCCGCGACCTCTGCGCTGCAGTACACCGCCGACCAGGAGACCCTCGCGCTCATCATCCAGTGGACGTGGGGGTCGGTGAACGGCGCCGAGTGGTTCCAGGTGGGGGTCGTCGCGCTGCTCGTCGCGATCGTGTTCCCGCTGGTGCAGCGCCAGGCGGGCAACGTCAACGCGATCGCGTTCGCGGGGGACGACGCGGCCACGAGCCTCGGCGTCCCGGTCGCCCGGGTGCGCCTCGGGCTCATCTTCACGGCCGTCGTCATCACCGCGGTGACGATCGCGTTCACCGGGATCATCGGGTTCGTCGGCCTCGTCGGGCCGCACATCGCCCGGCTCCTCATCGGCGGCAACCACCGGTTCCTGCTGCCGTTCTCGATGCTGACGGGCGGCCTGCTGCTCGTCGTCGCCGACTCCGTGGGACGCGTGGCGCTCGAGCCCGCCGTCATGCCGGTCGGCATCGTCGACGCCCTCGTCGGGGCGCCGATCTTCCTGTACCTCATCCTCGCCCGACGGAGGGCCGCCGCATGACGCTCGAGATCGAGGACCTGCACTTCTCCTACGGCAGGCGGACCGTGCTGCACGGCGTCGACCTGCACGCGCGCCGCGGCGAGCTGCTCGGCCTGCTGGGGCCCAACGGCTCCGGCAAGTCGACGCTCATCAAGTCCGTCGCCCGCATCCACCGCCCCACGTCAGGCCGGCTGCGGTGGGACGGCACGGTCGACCTCCCCCGCCTGTCGCGGCGCCAGCTCGCGCGGCTGGTGGCGTACGTGCCGCAGGCCATCGACGTGTCGTTCGACCTGGACGTGCGCGAGGCGGTCGTCCTGGGCCGCACACCGTACTTCGGGGCGCGGCCCTCGGCGGAGGACTGGCGGCAGGTGGACCGCGCGATCGCGCTGCTCGGTCTGGAGGACCTCGTCGGGCGGCAGGTGTCGCGCCTGTCCGGCGGGCAGGCGCAGCGTGTGCTCATCGCGCGGTCCGTCGCTCAGCAGCCGAGCATCCTGCTGCTCGACGAGCCGACGAGCGCGCTCGACATCCGCTACCAGCTGCAGACGCTGCAGCTCGCGCGCCGCATCGCGCGCACGGAGGGCGTCGCGGCGGTCATCGCGATCCACGACCTCAACCAGGCCGCGCGGTTCTGCGACTCGATCGCGCTGCTGCGCGCGGGCCGGGTCGTGGCGCACGGCAGCCCGGCGGACGTCCTGACGGCGGAGCGCGTCGAGGACGTGTACGGCATCCGGGCGGAGGTCACGGGCCGGGACGGGGTGGTGCAGGTGCACCCGCTCGTCGACGACGAGGACGGCGAGGCCGCTCCGGTGCGCGAGGCGCAGCTCGTCGCGTGAGACGCGGTCCGCGGGGGCCCGCGTGGTCCCCGCGGACGGCTGTCGTCCCCGCTCCCGACGGTGCGCGGGGCCGGTGTCAGCGCAGCGCGAGGTGCCCGAGCAGGTCCCGCACGGCGTCGCGCCCGGCGCGGTTCGCACCGATCGTCGACGCCGACGGCCCGTACCCGACGAGGTGCACGCGCGGGTCCGCCGCGACGCGCGTGCCGTCCATGACGATCCCGCCCCGCTCGCCGCGCAGGCGCAGGGACGCGAGGTGGTCGAGCGCGGGCCGGTATCCGGTGGCCCACACGATCGTCCGGGCGGCGACGTGCGCGTCCCCGCCGACCCACGCGCCGAGCGCCGGCAGGACCCCGTCCACCTGCTCGCCCGCGGGCACGGGCGGCGGCACCGGGTCGTCCCACACGACGCCGTCGGCGACGATCCGGCTGAACGCGGGCCGCGCGCGCAGCACGCCCGAGGCGATGCCCGCGCGGTACGCGTCGGTGAGCGGCAGCCCCGTGACGGACACGATCGACCCGGGCGGCAGGCCCGCGCGCGTGCGCTCCGCGACGAGCGCGACCGCGGCCCGCCCGAGCTCGGGCGTGAGCTGCCCGTCGCGCCACGTCGGCGGGCGGCGCGTCACCCACGTCGTCGTCGTGACGTCCGCGAGCGCGAGCAGCAGCTGCGCGGCCGAGGTCCCGCCGCCGACCACGACGACGTGCCCGTCCGCGAGGTCGGCGGGGTCGAGCACGTCGCGCGAGTGCAGCTGGCGGCCGCGGAACGCCGCACGCCCCGGGTACGTCGGCCAGAACGGCTTGCGCCACGTGCCCGACGCGTTGACGAGGCCCCGCGCGCGCCAGACGACCTCCACGTCGGGCTCGTCGACGAGGTGCGACGTCACGACGAGCCGGCGTCCGGCCGCGGGCGCCTCGTCGGCGGGTTCCTCCTCGACGCGCGTCACGGCGACCGGACGCTGCACGTGCAGGCCGAACGCCTCCTCGTACTGCGAGAAGTAGTAGGGCACGGCCTTCGCGGCGCTCTCGGTGGGGTCCGGCACGAGCAGCGGCATGCCCGGCAGGTCGTGCACGCCGTGCGCGTCGGCCACGCGCATGCCCGGCGGGCGGTGCTGCCACGCGCCCCCGGGCGCGGGCGCGTCGTCGAGCACGACGAACGTCGCCTCGGCGTCCTGCCAGCCGCGGTCGCCCACGGGCACGAGCCCGGCCTTGTGCAGGTGGTACGCGGCCGACAGGCCCGCCTGCCCGGCACCGATCACGACGACGTCGACGTCGACGACCGGGCGAGGGGGCGTGCTGCTCGCGGCGGCGCGGCGCGAGCGCCGCGTCGAGCGGGACGGCTGCGGCACGACGGGCGCACCGGAGGGCCCGGCACCGGGCGCCGCGGCCACCTCGGTGTCGACCGGCTCGACGGGGGACCTGTCCCGCTCCGCCTGCTCGGCCGCGGCGGACGCCGCGCGCAGGCTGCGTCGCGTCACGCGACGCGTCCCGGACGGGTTCGTCGCGACGGACGCGTCCGACGACCCGGACGACCGGTGGCGGGTCGGGTCGTCGGTCGGGCCGTCGGTCGGGTCGCGGGTCGGGTCGTGGGTCAGGTCGTCGGTCGGCTCGTCGGCCGTCGGCGCCGAGGAGGGCAGGGTCCTGGTCGGCGAGGCGTTCTCCCAGGTCGGGATGCCCGTGGGCGCGGTTGCTGCGGGCACCGGGTCGCGGTCCCGTCCGCTCACGCGAGAGAGGTCGGGGCTGAGGTCCATGATCGGTCCAACGTACGTCACGACGGGGCGGTGCCACAGAGGGTTCCGCTCGGTTCGGCGGGGTTCGGCCCGACCTCGTGACCGGGGCTGTGACGCAACCGTTGCGCAGCCGCAGGCCACGGGTCGCTCTGACGGGTGACCTGGTGCCCATCGCGCGTCTCGCGTGGTGGGATGGGTGGATGGTCGAGCCGACGAAGGCGCGCGTCGCGGTCGCCGCGTGCCCCGCACCCCTCGAGCCGGCGACCGCCGAGGCCGTCCGCGTCCTGGCGGCCTCCGCCGCGTCGCACGACGAGGTCGCGCCGCTCTCGGAGCAGCCGCTGCTGTCGCTCGAGTCCGACGAGGCGCCCGTCGTGCACCTCGTCGCGACCACCGACGACGGCGCCGTGGTCGGCTACGCGCAGGTCGACGTCGGCAGCACGACGACCGCGCGCGCCGAGCTCGTCGTGCACCCCGGGCACCGCCGCGCCGGCCTGGGCCGCAGCCTGCTCGACGCGGCCCGCGCGACCGCGGGCGAGGCACCCCGCCGCGCGCTGCACGTGTGGGCGCACGGCGACCTCCCGGCGGCGCGCGCCCTCGCCGGCGCGACCGGCATGCACGTCGTGCGCGAGCTGTGGCAGATGCGCCTCGAGCTCGCGCACCGCCCGCAGGCGCCCGACCGCCCGCTGCCGCCCGGCGTGCAGGTGCGCCGGTTCGTCCCCGGGCAGGACGAGGAGGCGTGGCGGCGGGTCAACTCGCGCGCGTTCGCGCACCACCCCGAGCAGGGCCGCATGACGAGCGCGGACCTGCGCGCACGGGAGGCCGAGCCGTGGTTCGACCCCGCGGGCTTCCTGCTCGCGGAGCGCGACGGCAAGCTGCTCGGCTCGGTGTGGACCAAGGTGCACCCGGCCGGCGAGCACGGCCCGGAGCCCGTCGGGGAGATCTACGTCGTCGGCGTCGACCCCGATGCCCAGGGCCTCGGCCTGGGCGGCGCGCTGACGGACCTCGGCCTCACCCACCTGACGGTCGCCGGGCTGCGCGAGGTCATCCTCTACACCGAGGCCGCGAACGAGGTCGCGATCCGCACGTACCGCCGCGCGGGGTTCACGCGGTCGGCCGTCGACGTGATGTTCGGCGACGACACGCCGCGTTCACCCGGGGATGCCACGATGGGCGCATGACCGACGCGACCGCTCTCGACTCCGAGCTCGAGGCCCGCATCGCCGAGCACCTCGCACGCGCCGAGGAGACGGACCGGGAGACCGAGACCACCCCGCTGCCCGACGACCGCTTCCTCGACCGCGAGCTGTCGTGGCTCGCGTTCAACCAGCGCGTCCTGGAGCTCGCGGAGGACACGGACCTGCCGCTGCTCGAACGCGTGCGGTTCCTGGCGATCTTCGCGTCGAACCTCGACGAGTTCTTCATGGTCCGCGTCGCGGGCCTCAAGCGCCGCATCGCGACCGGCATCGCGATGACCGCGGCGTCGGGCCTCTCCCCGCGCCAGGTGCTCGAGGCGATCAGCGAGAAGGCGCACGAGCTCATGGACCGGCACGCGCGCGTGTTCGCGGACCAGGTGCAGCCCGCGCTCGCGGCCGAGGGCATCACGCTCGTGCGCTGGCAGGACCTCGGGGACTCCGAGCAGGACCGGCTGCGCAAGTTCTTCCGTCGGCAGATCTTCCCGGTGCTGACGCCGCTCGCGGTGGACCCGGCGCACCCGTTCCCGTACATCTCGGGGCTCTCGCTCAACCTCGCGGTCGTCGTCGTGAACCCCACCACGGGCAAGGAGCACTTCGCGCGCGTCAAGGTCCCGCCGCTGCTGCCGCGGTTCATCGCGGTCGACGCGTCGGGCCGCCCGAGCGCGCCCGACGAGCAGTCCGCGACCGTCGAGAAGGGCCCGACGAGCTTCGTGCCCGTCGAGGACGTCATCTCCGAGCACCTCGAGCACCTGTTCCCCGGCATGGAGGTGCGCGAGCACCACACGTTCCGCGTGACCCGCAACGAGGACGTGGAGGTCGAGGAGGACGACGCCGAGAACCTCCTCAAGGCCATGGAGAAGGAGCTCCTGCGCCGACGGTTCGGCCCGCCCGTGCGCCTCGAGCTCGCGGAGGGCATCAGCCCGCGCATCCGCACGCTCCTGGTCCGCGAGCTCGGCATGGCCGAGGACGAGGTGTACGAGCTGCCCGCGCCGCTCGACCAGACCGGCCTCAACGTCATCGCCGACCTCGACCGCGCCGAGCTGCAGTTCCCGCGCTTCGTCCCGACGACGCACCGCCAGCTCGCCGAGGTCGAGTCCGCGACGCCGACCGACGTGTTCGCCAAGATCCGCGAGCGCGACATCCTGCTGCACCACCCGTACGACTCGTTCTCGACGAGCGTGCAGACGTTCCTCGAGCAGGCCGCGGCGGACCCGAACGTGCTCGCGATCAAGCAGACGCTGTACCGCACCTCGGGCGACTCGCCGATCGTCGACGCCCTGATCGACGCGGCCGAGGCCGGCAAGCAGGTCCTCGCGCTGGTCGAGATCAAGGCCCGGTTCGACGAGCAGAACAACATCTCCTGGGCGCGCAAGCTCGAGCAGGCGGGCGTGCACGTCGTGTACGGCATCGTCGGGCTCAAGACGCACTGCAAGCTCTCGCTCGTCGTGCGCCAGGAGGCCGACGGCCTGCGGCGCTACAGCCACGTCGGGACGGGCAACTACCACCCGAAGACCGCACGCCTCTACACCGACCTGGGCCTGCTGACCGCCGACCCCGAGGTCGGGCAGGACCTCACGCGTCTGTTCAACCAGCTCTCGGGCTACGCCCCGAAGAGCCGGTTCCACCGCCTGCTCGTCGCGCCGCGCTCGGTGCGCAGCGGCCTGGTGGAACGCATCGAGCGCGAGGCCGCCGCCGCGCGGGCCGGGCAGCCCGCGTGGATCAAGATCAAGGTCAACTCGATGGTCGACGAGACCACGATCGACGCGTTGTACCGCGCGAGCCAGGCGGGCGTGCCCGTCGACCTCGTGGTGCGCGGCATCTGCGCGCTGCGCCCGGGCGTGCCGGGCCTGAGCGAGACGATCCGCGTGCGCTCGATCCTCGGGCGGTTCCTCGAGCACTCGCGCATCTTCGCGTTCGCGCACTCGACCCCCGCCGACGACGACGGCTTCACCGGCCCCGAGGTGCTGATCGGCTCGGCCGACCTCATGCACCGCAACCTCGACCGGCGCGTCGAGGCGCTCGTGCGCGTCGCCGACCCCGACCAGGTGGCCGAGCTCGTCGACCTGATCGACGAGTCCGTCGCGGGCACGACGTCCGCGTGGCACCTCGAGACCGACGGGTCGTGGCGGCGTCAGGCGCACGCCGAGGACGGCTCGCCGCTCGTCGACCTGCAGTCGGCCCTCATCACGCGCCAGCGGCGGCGCCCGGGCTCGGGCCGGTGACCCGACCGGCCCACGCGGCCGCCGTGGAGGCGGCCGGTGCCCTCGTCTGGCGCGTGCGCACCGGGCGGCTGCAGGTCGCGCTCGTGCACCGGCCCCGCTACCGGGACTGGTCGTGGCCCAAGGGCAAGCTCGACCCGGGCGAGACGGTGGTCGAGGCCGCGTGGCGCGAGGTCGCCGAGGAGACCGGCCACGACGTGGTGCTGGGCGTCCCGCTGCCGCCCCTCGAGTACGCGCTGTCCGACGGTCGGCTCAAGCGCGTGCACTACTGGGCCGCGCAGGTCGCGGGCCGCCAGGACGCGGCCGCGCTGCGGGCCCGCCCGCCCGTCCCGCGTGCGTCGCGCGACGAGATCGACCAGGTGCGCTGGTACGACGTCGAGGCCGCCGCGGCCCGGCTCACCCGCGCCGCCGACCGCGCGCCGCTCGTCGCGCTCGTCGAGGAGCACGCCAAGGGCCGCCTGGACACGCGCGCGCTCGTCGTCGCGCGGCACGGCACCGCACGCTCCCGCACGGCCTGGCACGGCGACGAGGCGACGCGACCGCTCACGCCCGGCGGGCGCCGCCAGGCCACCGCCCTGGTACCCGTGGTCTCCGCGTTCGGCGCCGCGCGCGTCGTCACGAGCCCGTGGCAGCGGTGCGTCGCGACCGCGCAGCCGTACGCGTCGCACGCGCAGCTGCCGATCGAGCACGTCCCCGCGCTGACCGAGCACGGCCACGCCGTCGACCCGGGCTCGGCCGTCGAGGTCGTCACCGACCTGCTGCACCGCGCGCAGGACGCGCTGCTGTGCACGCACCGGCCCGTGCTGCCCACGGTGCTCGAGACGCTCGCGGCGCACGCCCGCCGCCACGTGCGCGAGGCCCTGCCGCCGGCCGACCCCTACCTGCGTCCGGGGCAGGTCCTCGTCGCGCACGTCGCGCAACGCGCGACCGGCCCCCGCGTCGTCGCCGTCGAGTCCCACCGACCTGTGTGACGTGCCGCACCCGGCGCCGGTCCCGTCGATCCGGCACCGGCAGGGACTTACGATGGTCGAGCGACGCCGGGCCGCGGTAGCCCCGGGCTCCATCTTCAGCCGCTCCGAGCGGCCGCGCGCCGAGAGGCGCTCCCGGTCCGGCGTCGCGCCCACGGCCACCCGGTCGTGGGTCCGGGCACGCCCCCCGCGCCCGGACTTCCGAACCAGTTCCGGAGCAGGAGAACCCCAGCGGATGACAGACCTCTGCTGTCACCATGGGTTCACGCCCGCGACTCGCGTTTCACGTGAGCGTCGTCGTGCAACTAGCCTGATCCCGACCTGCCGCCCCTCCTCCGGAGCCTGAAGTGCGCCTGCGCCTGACACCGCGCGACACCACGTTCTTCGACCTCTTCGCCGCCTCGGCGCAGCACCTCGTCACCGGGGCCAACCTGCTCGGCGAGATGCTCGGTGCGACCACCGCCGGACGCAAGGAGCTCGGCAAGCGCATCGCCGAGGCCGAGCACCTGGCCGACGAGGCGACGCACCAGATCATGCGTCGTCTGAACCAGACGTTCGTCACCCCGTTCGACCGCGACGACATCTACCAGCTCGCGTCGAACCTCGACGACTGCATGGACTACATGGACGAGGCCGCCGACCTCATGGTCCTGTACAAGATCGGCGAGCTGCCCCCGCGCGTCGCCGACCAGGTGCAGGTCCTGCAGCGGTCGGCCGAGCTGACCGCCGAGGCCATGCCGCGCCTGCGCTCGATGGACTCGCTCTCGGAGTACTGGGTCGAGGTCAACCGCCTCGAGAACCAGGCCGACAAGTCGTACCGCAAGCTGCTCGCGCAGATGTTCGACGAGATCGCCGACCCGATCCAGCTCATGAAGCTGAAGGAGATCGTCGAGAAGCTCGAGGAGGCCGCGGACGCCTTCGAGAAGGTCGCGAACACGGTCGAGACGATCGCGGTCAAGGAGTCCTGAGCTCCCGTGGAGGCTGCTCTCGTCATTCTCGTCGTCGCGCTCGCGCTCGGGTTCGACTACACCAACGGTTTCCACGACGCCGCGAACGCCATCGCGACCTCCGTGTCGACCCGCGCCCTGACCCCGCGCATCGCGCTCGTCATGGCCGCCGTCATGAACTTCGTCGGTGCGATGCTCGGCACGACCGTGGCCGAGACGATCGCGACGTCGATCGTCGACCTGCAGGAAGCGTCGAACCACAGCGCGTTGCTCGTGATCGTCTGCGGGCTCGTCGGCGCGATCGTCTGGAACCTCATCACCTGGTGGTTCGGCCTGCCGTCGTCGTCGACGCACGCGCTCATCGGCGGGCTCGTCGGTGCGGGTCTCGCGGCGAGCCTCGGCGTCTACTGGGGCGCGGTGTTCGACAAGGTCGTCGTGCCGATGGTCGTCTCGCCGGTCGTCGGCTTCACGCTCGCGTTCTTCCTCATGGTCGGCGTGCTGTGGCTGCTGCGGAACGCCGCGCCCGCCCGCACGCAGCGCCGGTTCCGCTTCGCGCAGACGTTCTCCGCCGCGGCGATGGCCCTGGGGCACGGCCTGCAGGACGCGCAGAAGACCATGGGCGTCATCTACCTCGCGCTGCTGACGGTCGGCTGGGCCGACGCGGACGAGGGCATCCCGCTGTGGGTCAAGGTCTCCGCGGCTGCCGCGATCTCCGCGGGCACCTACTCGGGCGGCTGGCGCATCATGCGCACGCTCGGCCGCAAGATCATCGAGGTCGACCCGGCGCGCGGGTTCGTCGCCGAGTCCGTCTCCGCGACGGTGCTGTACGTCATGGCGATGGGCCTGCACGCCCCGGTCTCGACGACGCACACCGTGACCTCGGCGATCATGGGCGTCGGCGCGACCAAGCGCGCGTCCGCCGTGCGCTGGGGCGTCGCGAAGAACATCGCGACGGCGTGGGTGCTGACGATCCCGGCGGCCGCACTCGTCGCGGCGCTCGTGACGCTCGCGCTCAGCCCGCTGATCGGCTGACGACCCCGCCCGCGGAGCCCCGGCCGCTCACTCCAGGCGGCCGGCGCGCCACAGCTGCGCGGCGTGCTCGAGCTCCTCGGCCGTGCGCAGCAGCGCCGACGCGCCGTACGTGAGGCGCGCGGCGCCGCGCGGGTCGACGTCGTCCAGGTGGTCCGCGTCGAACGCCGCACCCGCCGCGAGCACGCGCGCGAACGCGGCGGCGCGCTCCAGCGCCACGTCCAGGTCGCCGGTGTAGACGCCCGAGAGCACCGCGTCGGCGACCGCGCGCACGTCGTCGGGACCCGGTGCCTGCGCGACCCCCGCGACGGCGTCGTGCACCGGGACCGCCGCCACGCCCTGCCGGTACCGGTCGGCGATGGTCTCCGGGTCGCGGCGCACCCACTCGCGCAGCACGTACAGGCGCCACAACGCACCGGGCAGCGTCGAGGGCGCGCTGTCGGACCACAGGCCCGCGACGACGTCGAGGCCCTCGGTCTCGACGAGCGCGACGAGCCGGGCCACGACCTGCGGGTCCTCGGTCGCGCGCCCCTGGTGCACGAGCGCGGCGGCGGTGGTGTGGGCGATCTCGTCCCGCAGCGCGGGGTCGAGCTCGCCGGGCAGCTCGTCGGCGGCCTGGGGGTCGAGCATCGCGGGACGCCGGGGACGGCGCGGTTCGTCGGTCATCGTCACCTCCGCCCCCAGTCTCCCCCGACCGGGCCCCGCGGTCCCGCGGTCCGGGCGGGCCTCCGTCTCGACGTGCAGCGTTGCACCGTCCGGTCCACTGTGGGACTCGGGGCGTCGCGACCAGGCAGCGACGCGACGAGAGGGGCGTGCACCATGTCCGAAGGTCCGGACGCGACCCGCAGCGACGCGGGCGGCGGGCCGGGCGGCGCAGGGGGTCCCACGGACGCTCGACGCAGCCCGCACCACAACAAGGCGATCGCGCTCGCGGTCGCCGCGGCGGTCGGCGGTTTCCTGTTCGGCTTCGACTCGTCCGTGATCAACGGGGCGGTCAAGGCCTTCACCGAGGAGTTCGCGCTCGGCGACGCGCTGTCCGGGTTCGCGGTCGCGGTCGCGCTGCTCGGCTGCGCGCTCGGCGCGTGGATGGGCGGCCGTCTCGCGGACCGCTACGGCCGCACGCGCGTCATGTTCATCGGCGCGGTGCTGTTCTTCGTCTCGTCGATCCTGTCCGGCATCGCGTTCGGCGTGTGGGACCTGATCCTGTGGCGCTTCCTCGCGGGTGGCGGCATCGGCATCGCGTCGGTGATCGCGCCGGCGTACATCGCCGAGATCGCACCTGCGGCGATCCGCGGCCGGCTGGGCTCGCTGCAGCAGCTCGCGATCGTCATCGGCATCTTCGCGGCGCTGCTGTCCGACCAGCTGCTCGCGCTCGCGACGCCCGGCGAGGGCGCCGACGCGGCGGGCGAGCTGTGGCTCGGGCTCGAGGCGTGGCGGTGGATGTTCATCGTCGCGGTCGTCCCCGCGACCGTGTACGGGATCCTCGCGCTACGCATCCCCGAGTCGCCGCGCTACCTGGTGAGCAAGGGCCGCCAGGACGAG
The sequence above is a segment of the Cellulomonas palmilytica genome. Coding sequences within it:
- a CDS encoding ABC transporter substrate-binding protein, translated to MTPRTRRTLAALSALVVLLLAACSGSADAASPASSSNGAATSAPVKRTTTTVTDETGRKVELDLPVASVASGLGGNQYILELIRAVGDPSRVVAATESQINTPGWAGYWDDFAFYDETSPVFVAGETGSFNYDKLIELKPDVLLTGSNSPWQEAEAKLEPFGIKVLVFTAWEPRFSEHNIELLGQLFGTQDRAEDYTASLTGEIEALLAERLAGLKEEDKVRVYFEGQKDYVAGIPGGWDWVIRYAGGANIYSDIIINGGLGWNQIDVDPADIVSRNPEFIIKNGVADKPQGLYEPWTREEFEATAQSLVSRPGFDHIDAVKNGRVWITNNYLTSAASKWVGALYLATWLYPERFEGVDPESYFQAWVTQYQQSEYHPAADYIHHAGEAS
- a CDS encoding FecCD family ABC transporter permease codes for the protein MTDVLDRPTSPSSDPANGTGDPTPDQARARRPLRERVRSRTLVHTDRGRALVIGVGTVVVLLVAVVALTVGGAGIGLGDALTALGRKATGTVPADPDGQRILLQVWDLRVPRVLLALLAGAALAVAGVLFQGLLRNPLVSPYTLGIAPAAAFGAAFAILFVGPRDLGSSGGVGWVVVGALTVALLSSVLVLLLGAVKRGDPATLILLGIAVTQFFTAATSALQYTADQETLALIIQWTWGSVNGAEWFQVGVVALLVAIVFPLVQRQAGNVNAIAFAGDDAATSLGVPVARVRLGLIFTAVVITAVTIAFTGIIGFVGLVGPHIARLLIGGNHRFLLPFSMLTGGLLLVVADSVGRVALEPAVMPVGIVDALVGAPIFLYLILARRRAAA
- a CDS encoding ABC transporter ATP-binding protein → MTLEIEDLHFSYGRRTVLHGVDLHARRGELLGLLGPNGSGKSTLIKSVARIHRPTSGRLRWDGTVDLPRLSRRQLARLVAYVPQAIDVSFDLDVREAVVLGRTPYFGARPSAEDWRQVDRAIALLGLEDLVGRQVSRLSGGQAQRVLIARSVAQQPSILLLDEPTSALDIRYQLQTLQLARRIARTEGVAAVIAIHDLNQAARFCDSIALLRAGRVVAHGSPADVLTAERVEDVYGIRAEVTGRDGVVQVHPLVDDEDGEAAPVREAQLVA
- a CDS encoding NAD(P)-binding domain-containing protein, with protein sequence MDLSPDLSRVSGRDRDPVPAATAPTGIPTWENASPTRTLPSSAPTADEPTDDLTHDPTRDPTDGPTDDPTRHRSSGSSDASVATNPSGTRRVTRRSLRAASAAAEQAERDRSPVEPVDTEVAAAPGAGPSGAPVVPQPSRSTRRSRRAAASSTPPRPVVDVDVVVIGAGQAGLSAAYHLHKAGLVPVGDRGWQDAEATFVVLDDAPAPGGAWQHRPPGMRVADAHGVHDLPGMPLLVPDPTESAAKAVPYYFSQYEEAFGLHVQRPVAVTRVEEEPADEAPAAGRRLVVTSHLVDEPDVEVVWRARGLVNASGTWRKPFWPTYPGRAAFRGRQLHSRDVLDPADLADGHVVVVGGGTSAAQLLLALADVTTTTWVTRRPPTWRDGQLTPELGRAAVALVAERTRAGLPPGSIVSVTGLPLTDAYRAGIASGVLRARPAFSRIVADGVVWDDPVPPPVPAGEQVDGVLPALGAWVGGDAHVAARTIVWATGYRPALDHLASLRLRGERGGIVMDGTRVAADPRVHLVGYGPSASTIGANRAGRDAVRDLLGHLALR
- the mshD gene encoding mycothiol synthase; translation: MVEPTKARVAVAACPAPLEPATAEAVRVLAASAASHDEVAPLSEQPLLSLESDEAPVVHLVATTDDGAVVGYAQVDVGSTTTARAELVVHPGHRRAGLGRSLLDAARATAGEAPRRALHVWAHGDLPAARALAGATGMHVVRELWQMRLELAHRPQAPDRPLPPGVQVRRFVPGQDEEAWRRVNSRAFAHHPEQGRMTSADLRAREAEPWFDPAGFLLAERDGKLLGSVWTKVHPAGEHGPEPVGEIYVVGVDPDAQGLGLGGALTDLGLTHLTVAGLREVILYTEAANEVAIRTYRRAGFTRSAVDVMFGDDTPRSPGDATMGA
- a CDS encoding RNA degradosome polyphosphate kinase, which produces MTDATALDSELEARIAEHLARAEETDRETETTPLPDDRFLDRELSWLAFNQRVLELAEDTDLPLLERVRFLAIFASNLDEFFMVRVAGLKRRIATGIAMTAASGLSPRQVLEAISEKAHELMDRHARVFADQVQPALAAEGITLVRWQDLGDSEQDRLRKFFRRQIFPVLTPLAVDPAHPFPYISGLSLNLAVVVVNPTTGKEHFARVKVPPLLPRFIAVDASGRPSAPDEQSATVEKGPTSFVPVEDVISEHLEHLFPGMEVREHHTFRVTRNEDVEVEEDDAENLLKAMEKELLRRRFGPPVRLELAEGISPRIRTLLVRELGMAEDEVYELPAPLDQTGLNVIADLDRAELQFPRFVPTTHRQLAEVESATPTDVFAKIRERDILLHHPYDSFSTSVQTFLEQAAADPNVLAIKQTLYRTSGDSPIVDALIDAAEAGKQVLALVEIKARFDEQNNISWARKLEQAGVHVVYGIVGLKTHCKLSLVVRQEADGLRRYSHVGTGNYHPKTARLYTDLGLLTADPEVGQDLTRLFNQLSGYAPKSRFHRLLVAPRSVRSGLVERIEREAAAARAGQPAWIKIKVNSMVDETTIDALYRASQAGVPVDLVVRGICALRPGVPGLSETIRVRSILGRFLEHSRIFAFAHSTPADDDGFTGPEVLIGSADLMHRNLDRRVEALVRVADPDQVAELVDLIDESVAGTTSAWHLETDGSWRRQAHAEDGSPLVDLQSALITRQRRRPGSGR